One part of the Flavobacterium johnsoniae UW101 genome encodes these proteins:
- a CDS encoding thioredoxin family protein — MSKFGELINAQVPVLIDFYTDWNESSVLMHPVIKDVAAALGDKAKVIKIDVDKNQELAEALRIKGLPTLMIYKEGQMIWRQSGELDANTLIGIVQEQFNV; from the coding sequence ATGTCAAAATTTGGAGAACTTATAAATGCTCAGGTTCCAGTGTTAATTGACTTCTACACAGATTGGAACGAATCATCAGTATTGATGCATCCGGTAATAAAGGATGTTGCGGCGGCACTAGGCGACAAAGCAAAAGTAATTAAGATTGATGTTGATAAAAATCAGGAACTAGCCGAAGCATTAAGAATTAAAGGACTTCCGACTTTAATGATATACAAGGAAGGACAAATGATCTGGAGACAATCTGGAGAACTTGATGCAAATACACTTATCGGAATTGTTCAGGAGCAATTCAATGTATAA
- a CDS encoding metallophosphoesterase, with translation MILRFVILCALFIFIEFYSYQAFRTLIKLRWVLVSYQVISLLILLFIIYSFSQVDRSVGQTKQFMFTTGLMLLVYVPKIVLTLIMFGEDIIRVGASILNYFVYNTPRKEMMPERRKFVSQIALGLAAVPFLSLIYGIFEGKYNFKVFKQTIYFPDLPDEFDGFKITQISDVHSGSFDNPEKINYAIDLINEQEADMILFTGDIVNTHAKEMHPWLETFNRIKDYKYGKFAVLGNHDYGEYVTWPSEKEKDENFAEIKSLYGKIGFDLMLNENKYIQKGADKIALVGVENWGANFKKAGDLNKASENLHKDDFKVLMSHDPSHWEYEIKKHPKNFHLTLAGHTHGMQFGIEIPGYFKWSLAQYIYKQWAGLYEEAGRYVYVNRGFGFHAYPGRVGIMPEITVIELKKGENVA, from the coding sequence ATGATCCTTCGTTTTGTAATTCTATGTGCTCTTTTTATATTTATTGAGTTCTATTCCTATCAAGCCTTTCGCACCTTAATAAAACTTAGATGGGTTTTAGTTAGTTATCAGGTTATAAGCCTGCTTATTCTGCTGTTTATTATTTATTCATTTTCTCAGGTTGATCGTTCTGTAGGACAGACCAAACAATTTATGTTTACTACAGGATTAATGCTGTTGGTTTATGTGCCAAAAATTGTTCTTACATTAATAATGTTTGGAGAAGATATTATTAGAGTAGGAGCTAGTATTCTAAATTATTTTGTTTACAATACGCCTAGAAAAGAAATGATGCCGGAAAGAAGAAAATTTGTGAGCCAAATAGCTTTAGGCTTGGCAGCGGTTCCTTTCTTGTCTTTAATTTACGGAATCTTTGAAGGAAAATATAATTTTAAAGTGTTTAAACAGACTATCTATTTTCCAGATCTTCCAGACGAATTTGACGGTTTTAAAATAACACAGATTTCAGATGTTCACAGCGGCAGTTTTGATAATCCTGAAAAAATAAATTATGCAATTGATTTGATTAATGAGCAGGAAGCAGATATGATCCTGTTTACCGGAGATATTGTAAATACACATGCAAAAGAAATGCATCCGTGGCTGGAAACTTTTAACAGGATCAAAGATTATAAATACGGAAAATTTGCTGTTTTAGGAAATCATGATTATGGTGAATATGTAACCTGGCCTTCTGAAAAAGAAAAGGATGAAAATTTTGCCGAAATTAAAAGCCTTTATGGTAAAATTGGTTTCGATTTAATGCTGAATGAAAATAAATATATTCAAAAAGGAGCAGACAAAATAGCTTTGGTTGGAGTTGAAAATTGGGGAGCTAATTTTAAAAAAGCTGGTGATTTGAATAAGGCATCAGAGAATCTGCATAAAGATGATTTTAAGGTTTTAATGAGCCACGATCCAAGTCATTGGGAATATGAAATTAAAAAGCATCCTAAAAACTTTCATTTAACTCTGGCAGGGCATACACACGGAATGCAGTTTGGAATTGAAATTCCGGGATATTTTAAATGGAGCCTTGCGCAGTACATTTATAAACAATGGGCCGGATTATACGAAGAAGCCGGAAGATACGTTTATGTAAACCGGGGATTTGGTTTTCATGCCTATCCAGGACGAGTTGGAATTATGCCTGAAATCACAGTGATTGAACTAAAAAAAGGCGAGAATGTGGCTTAA
- a CDS encoding sensor histidine kinase: protein MKIKHQLAIFNALTRLLVILILWLMLPILVENVVYRHINNGLIEKKKKFIDHLNQQEINDFIENEDDSTETYSQFSTLHNEFLVLSRAPFKPHQKRTSFSNEYRIIEGEENEYRILQHHFSYENQDYQLEIGSSLSEVKDLTFIIKLFIIVVLVVILFVTFLADTFYIEYLLKPFYKIIDTKIRRVNEPEVFDHTPINAKSRDFRELDLVLNQMMDRIAELFKKEKQFISNVSHELLTPIALLKNKLENLLQNDSLDDNAVDKIAGSLKTLDMLKKIINNLLLISRIENNQYAANEHVSFQEIINDLQEDLQDRIDDKEIQFVNKAGHDFAFTGNKTLIHILIYNLVTNAIKYNKPKGSIIVTDGFLNHHYFISITDSGIGLNESQIENIFNRFARVSSDQEGQGLGLAIAKSIAVFHHIEIKVSSVLGEGTTFTLLFPEEPKHN from the coding sequence GTGAAGATAAAACATCAATTAGCCATTTTTAATGCACTAACAAGATTGCTGGTGATTTTGATTTTGTGGCTCATGCTTCCTATTTTGGTCGAAAATGTGGTTTACAGACATATCAATAATGGGTTAATTGAAAAAAAGAAGAAATTCATCGACCATTTAAATCAGCAGGAGATTAATGATTTTATTGAAAATGAAGATGATTCAACTGAAACCTATTCTCAGTTTTCTACACTTCATAACGAGTTTTTGGTTCTTTCGAGAGCGCCGTTTAAACCACATCAAAAAAGAACAAGTTTTAGCAACGAATACCGTATTATTGAAGGCGAAGAAAATGAATACCGAATTCTGCAGCATCATTTTAGTTACGAAAATCAAGATTATCAGCTGGAAATTGGAAGTAGTTTAAGTGAAGTAAAAGACTTAACTTTTATTATTAAGCTGTTTATAATTGTTGTTTTGGTTGTTATTCTTTTTGTGACATTTTTGGCAGATACTTTTTATATCGAATATTTGCTGAAACCGTTCTATAAAATCATTGACACCAAAATAAGGCGAGTCAATGAACCCGAAGTTTTTGACCATACGCCCATAAATGCAAAATCGAGGGATTTTAGAGAACTAGATTTGGTTTTAAATCAAATGATGGATCGTATTGCTGAGCTTTTCAAAAAAGAAAAACAATTTATTTCGAATGTTTCTCACGAACTTTTAACGCCAATTGCTTTATTGAAAAACAAGCTGGAAAATTTATTGCAAAATGACTCTTTAGATGACAATGCAGTTGATAAAATTGCGGGTTCGTTGAAGACGTTAGATATGCTGAAAAAAATCATCAATAATTTATTGCTGATTTCCAGAATCGAAAACAATCAATATGCAGCTAACGAACATGTCAGTTTTCAGGAAATAATAAATGATCTGCAGGAAGATCTTCAGGATCGTATTGATGATAAAGAAATTCAGTTTGTTAATAAAGCAGGACATGATTTTGCTTTTACGGGAAATAAAACCTTAATTCATATTCTAATTTATAATTTGGTTACAAATGCCATTAAGTATAATAAACCTAAGGGAAGCATTATTGTAACAGACGGATTTTTGAACCATCACTATTTTATTTCAATAACAGATTCTGGAATTGGTTTAAATGAATCTCAAATCGAAAATATTTTTAACCGATTTGCAAGAGTAAGTTCTGATCAGGAAGGACAGGGCTTAGGACTTGCTATTGCTAAAAGCATTGCCGTTTTTCATCATATTGAAATAAAAGTTTCGTCTGTTTTAGGCGAAGGAACAACTTTTACTCTATTGTTCCCGGAAGAACCAAAACACAATTAA
- a CDS encoding polysaccharide deacetylase family protein: MSFYWVKTNSFIKKIFSKYCWDIPNNEKKIYLTFDDGPTPEITDWVLSELKKFDAKATFFCIGKNIKANLSLFEKLIRDGHSIGNHTMNHVNGWKIHTNDYIENVKNCAQILEEEIKPNNLIFRPPYGKIKKAQSKILRKLGYKIIMWDVLSADFDQSITPEKCLENVTKNVKSGSVIVFHDSIKASPNLKFALPKTLHFLKENGYKFDIIH, translated from the coding sequence TTATAAAAAAGATATTTTCTAAATATTGCTGGGATATTCCAAACAATGAAAAGAAAATATACTTAACATTTGATGACGGCCCTACCCCGGAAATTACTGACTGGGTTTTATCTGAATTAAAAAAATTCGATGCTAAAGCTACTTTTTTCTGTATCGGAAAAAATATCAAAGCCAATTTATCTTTATTCGAAAAACTAATTAGAGACGGACATTCTATTGGAAATCACACCATGAACCACGTAAATGGATGGAAAATACACACTAATGATTATATCGAAAATGTAAAAAATTGCGCCCAGATTTTAGAAGAAGAAATAAAACCAAACAATTTGATATTTCGCCCGCCTTACGGAAAAATCAAAAAAGCGCAGTCTAAAATTTTAAGAAAACTAGGTTACAAGATCATAATGTGGGACGTTTTGAGCGCTGATTTCGATCAGTCTATTACTCCTGAAAAGTGTCTTGAAAATGTAACTAAAAATGTAAAATCCGGAAGTGTAATTGTATTTCATGACAGCATAAAAGCTTCGCCAAATTTAAAATTTGCTCTGCCAAAAACGCTTCATTTTTTAAAAGAAAATGGATATAAATTTGATATTATACACTGA
- a CDS encoding response regulator transcription factor — protein sequence MNVLIVEDNKELAVEVYDFLSKAGYICKIANNCADALEEFGSNDYDAMLLDLGLPDGDGFEVLQTIRKTKSKIAVIVLTARGELDDRINGLHLGADDYLTKPFALTELAARLFAVIRRIHGFTLNNLSIHGFLLQLQDYKVSFNEVPLSLTKKEFDIFQYLVLNKNRVITRLQLTEHIWGDILEINSDSNFIDVHVRNLRKKLDKHTSIDWFETVRNVGYRINE from the coding sequence ATGAATGTTTTAATTGTAGAAGATAATAAAGAGCTTGCCGTTGAAGTTTACGACTTTTTGAGCAAAGCAGGTTATATCTGTAAAATTGCGAATAATTGTGCCGATGCTCTCGAAGAATTTGGAAGTAATGATTATGATGCTATGCTGCTTGATCTTGGTTTGCCGGACGGAGATGGTTTTGAGGTTTTGCAGACCATTCGAAAAACAAAATCAAAAATTGCAGTAATTGTACTTACTGCCCGCGGTGAACTAGATGATAGAATTAATGGACTTCATTTGGGAGCTGATGATTATTTAACGAAACCTTTTGCTTTGACAGAATTGGCTGCCAGATTGTTTGCCGTAATCCGACGAATTCATGGTTTTACTTTAAATAACTTAAGTATTCACGGTTTTTTGCTGCAGCTTCAGGATTATAAAGTGAGTTTTAATGAGGTGCCTTTGAGTTTAACAAAAAAGGAATTTGATATTTTTCAATATTTGGTTTTGAATAAAAACAGAGTAATTACAAGACTGCAATTAACAGAACATATTTGGGGCGATATTCTGGAAATAAATTCAGATTCTAATTTTATAGATGTGCATGTTCGAAACCTTCGAAAAAAATTAGACAAACACACTTCAATAGATTGGTTTGAAACGGTTCGAAATGTGGGGTATCGTATTAATGAATAA